The proteins below come from a single Pararge aegeria chromosome W unlocalized genomic scaffold, ilParAegt1.1 SUPER_W_unloc_1, whole genome shotgun sequence genomic window:
- the LOC120636752 gene encoding uncharacterized protein LOC120636752: protein MTVELNDFVYEEEMVELCQAAEVEFDLVNLCIQVETDQAALSRQSGGGVKRKIAVTKYSSSKRPFSQEPSTSAAVVTTNPIQEETTTSVSSTNNNTIECLNCKVYVNRKYYTNHLKSKTHSKNVLSLNPNLNNVQLIETAFGRRIVTYRIPNSTNTNSIFETPEHFLNIIKNTVSVIQVVQKSLKPPNLFP, encoded by the exons ATGACTGTCGAACTCAACGACTTTGTTTACGAAGAAGAAATGGTTGAGCTATGTCAAGCAGCGGAAGTTGAATTTGACTTAGTGAACCTGTGTATACAAGTAGAAACCGATCAAGCTGCTTT atCAAGACAAAGTGGAGGAggtgtaaaaagaaaaattgctgTCACAAAATATTCTTCGAGTAAGCGTCCATTTTCTCAAGAGCCTTCAACATCTGCTGCGGTGGTAACAACGAACCCAATACAGGAAGAAACAACTACATCTGTAAGTTCTACAAACAATAATACTATCGAATGCCTTAACTGCAAAGTATATGTTAACAGAAAATATTATACCAATCATCTTAAAAGCAAGACTCATAGCAAAAATGTTCTAAGTTTAAATCCCAACTTAAATAATGTTCAATTAATAGAAACTGCTTTCGGACGGCGGATAGTAACGTACAGAATCCCCAATTCCACCAACACTAATTCTATATTCGAAACTCCTGAGCACTttcttaacataattaaaaatact GTGTCTGTCATACAAGTTGTGCAGAAAAGTTTGAAACCCCCAAATTTATTCCCATAA
- the LOC120636753 gene encoding uncharacterized protein LOC120636753 produces the protein MSEKSKGDAIIGGSDMSESDGININILNEQQFNENAERIDSPILMRPDKRGRSDSGKDDVDGDEGFTTVERRRKRLARSSTQINVSENLYEISITSLEILPKQISLAKFLRSLSIPSILKVKYKSPYKVIVTFASKNDADILLNCPKLVDLGYRCQFTHEINLAYGIVKQVELEVNDEELQKIFVCDCEIVSVKRLKRLTEDGKWIDSETVRLSFRSSTLPSYVYAYGCRLKVERFIFPVTQCSRCWHFGHLMRACPTRKIICPKCGENHVNCETKSFRCVNCKGPHISLDKSCPVFKKEKEIRRVMSEEGVTYRKALEYYLEKEKDQNQVQKNYYETTAKSQTADITTHKLSYRDILVSQIYRGKANKEANDAKSEFDTERIQEMTVPGPTRRKKKKKRRQMSKEWTLDSEETQSEQENSQEEEMGKRKRESTAFSFKRCWLKLKAVFLADISFEEKIKNVMKIVWEELSSVLIKLVGEGFLQNILKYIFNG, from the coding sequence atgagtgagAAAAGTAAGGGAGACGCAATTATTGGCGGTAGTGACATGAGTGAAAGTGAcggtataaatattaatatattaaatgagcAACAATTTAATGAGAACGCGGAAAGAATAGACTCACCTATATTAATGAGACCGGACAAGCGAGGTAGGAGTGATAGCGGAAAGGATGATGTAGACGGTGATGAGGGCTTTACGACGGTGGAGAGAAGACGAAAACGCCTCGCTCGTAGTAGTACACAAATAAATGTAAGCgagaatttgtatgaaatttctaTAACATCTTTGGAGATATTACCTAAACAGATTAGCCTTGCGAAGTTCCTTCGATCACTAAGTATACCCAGCATAttgaaagttaaatataaaagccCCTACAAAGTAATAGTGACATTCGCATCGAAAAATGATGCAGATATCCTATTAAACTGTCCTAAACTGGTCGATTTGGGATACAGATGTCAATTTACGCATGAAATTAATTTAGCTTACGGCATAGTAAAGCAGGTTGAGCTAGAAGTTAATGACGAAGAATtacagaaaatatttgtttgtgacTGTGAGATCGTTTCTGTAAAAAGATTAAAGAGGCTAACAGAAGACGGAAAATGGATAGATAGTGAAACTGTGCGACTTAGTTTTAGAAGTTCTACATTACCTAGCTATGTCTATGCTTATGGTTGCAGGCTCAAAGTGGAACGGTTCATATTTCCAGTAACCCAATGTTCCAGATGCTGGCATTTTGGACATTTAATGCGGGCATGCCCTACAAGGAAGATAATTTGTCCTAAATGTGGGGAAAATCATGTTAATTGTGAAACAAAATCATTTAGATGTGTTAATTGTAAAGGACCACATATATCCTTGGATAAATCTTGTccagtatttaaaaaagaaaaagaaattcgTCGTGTTATGAGTGAAGAAGGAGTGACATACCGAAAAGCACTAgagtattatttggaaaaagAGAAGGATCAAAATCAGGTTCAGAAGAACTATTATGAAACTACAGCCAAGAGCCAAACAGCAGACATCACAACTCATAAGTTATCATACAGGGATATTCTAGTAAGTCAAATTTATAGGGGGAAAGCTAATAAAGAAGCTAATGATGCCAAAAGTGAATTTGATACTGAAAGGATACAAGAAATGACTGTTCCTGGACCTACAAGacgtaaaaagaaaaagaagagacgGCAAATGAGTAAAGAGTGGACGTTGGATAGTGAAGAAACCCAATCGGAGCAGGAGAATAGTCAGGAGGAGGAGATGGGCAAACGAAAGAGAGAGTCTACTGCCTTTTCTTTTAAGCGATGCTGGCTGAAATTGAAGGCGGTTTTTTTAGCAGACATTTCTTTTGaagaaaaaatcaaaaatgttatgaaaattgtgTGGGAAGAGTTGTCATCggtgttaattaaattagtGGGGGAAGgttttttgcaaaatattttaaagtatatttttaatggatAA
- the LOC120636785 gene encoding uncharacterized protein LOC120636785: MGNSIDDTRVKRFMKGVYRLRPPAPKYDITWEPNLVLNYLSKLWPNHTLSLEDLSKKAVTLIALVTAHRVQTISLIKTRNVFVNQGSEVIIKIPDFIETSRLDAHQPLLKLPFFTPRPEICPALCVLAYLNRTENLPVNNQDRLFLSYKKPYKEISTQTLSRWIKTILANSGLDTTIFSAHSTRHASTSSAYRLEVNLDIIRRTAGWSEASGVFAKFYNKEVIVNDKSSFAQSILSNHCN; this comes from the coding sequence ATGGGAAATTCTATTGATGATACCAGAGTTAAGAGATTTATGAAGGGAGTGTATAGGTTACGGCCTCCCGCGCCTAAATATGATATAACTTGGGAacctaatttagttttgaattatttaagcaAGTTATGGCCCAACCATACGTTGAGCTTAGAGGACCTTTCAAAGAAAGCTGTTACACTTATTGCCTTGGTGACGGCTCATCGTGTCCAGACGATATCTCTCATAAAGACTAGAAACGTGTTTGTAAATCAGGGTAGTGAAGTGATTATCAAAATACCCGACTTTATAGAGACTTCTAGGTTAGATGCACATCAACCTTTGTTAAAACTCCCCTTCTTCACTCCCCGGCCTGAAATCTGCCCAGCATTATGCGTCTTAGCTTATTTAAATAGAACTGAGAATTTGCCGGTAAATAATCAAGacagattatttttaagttacaagAAACCTTATAAAGAGATATCGACGCAGACATTAAGTCGCTGGATAAAGACTATTTTGGCTAACAGTGGCTTGGATACTACAATATTTAGTGCCCATAGCACTCGCCATGCATCAACTTCGTCGGCTTATAGGCTGGAAGTCAATCTTGACATTATAAGGAGAACGGCTGGTTGGAGTGAAGCATCTGGAGTTTTtgctaaattttataataaggaAGTTATTGTTAACGATAAAAGCTCATTTGCTCAATCCATTCTCAGCAACCATTGTAACTAA